A part of Microbulbifer salipaludis genomic DNA contains:
- a CDS encoding glycosyltransferase → MSSEPNAIAYVAPEIPGPSSTFVYNEIIEVEKFGVQVFPFSLHSVDGVSTNKTVRYVAERCTYLYGIGLASLLTVNLLLFINRPVSYLSSMATCILDVAKCIARPRVALGLIYRFLVAGFLAREVSDKGLKHIHCHFSHIASDVGMYAAKICRIPFSFTAHANDIFERGYLLKEKSARAKFIATISIFNIKKLASLGINREKIKLVRCGVDSHTFSPRSRVRKERHEKIIGFLGRLVEKKGVDLLISAAEILIRQGHSVHLEVMGDGPLLSELQGIADSLSIADHITFGGPLSHTSVSSWFEKIDYFVFPGKIDSNGDMDGIPVVLMEAMMRGVPVIATNVSGIPELVRNGDTGRLVSPAAKDIAAAIDEAILDTDEQEAQKVTRAINLVQSEFNITENTRKLVEYFDIDAAPQICPTSLHS, encoded by the coding sequence ATGAGTAGCGAGCCGAATGCGATCGCTTATGTCGCACCAGAAATACCGGGGCCTTCCAGCACATTTGTATACAACGAAATTATTGAGGTTGAGAAGTTTGGGGTGCAGGTATTCCCTTTCTCTCTGCATTCAGTAGATGGAGTTTCCACTAACAAGACGGTTCGCTACGTAGCAGAGAGATGTACTTATCTGTACGGTATTGGATTAGCATCTTTACTAACAGTTAACCTTCTGCTCTTTATTAACAGGCCAGTCAGTTACCTTAGTTCAATGGCAACCTGCATACTGGACGTGGCCAAGTGCATAGCCAGGCCGAGAGTCGCCCTGGGTTTAATCTACCGGTTTCTGGTTGCCGGATTTTTAGCCCGAGAGGTCTCGGATAAGGGTTTGAAACATATACATTGCCACTTCTCGCATATAGCGTCAGATGTCGGTATGTATGCAGCCAAAATCTGTAGGATACCTTTTAGTTTTACCGCTCATGCAAATGACATTTTTGAGAGAGGCTATTTGCTGAAGGAGAAGAGCGCACGAGCCAAGTTTATAGCGACGATTTCAATTTTTAATATCAAAAAGTTAGCTAGCCTTGGGATAAATCGAGAAAAAATTAAATTAGTGCGATGTGGCGTTGACTCACATACATTTTCACCAAGAAGTCGAGTCCGAAAAGAGAGGCACGAAAAAATAATCGGATTTCTTGGTCGGCTAGTTGAAAAAAAAGGCGTGGATCTATTAATTAGCGCGGCAGAAATATTAATCAGACAGGGGCATTCAGTACACCTTGAAGTGATGGGCGATGGACCACTTCTTTCCGAGCTGCAGGGCATCGCTGACAGCCTGAGCATTGCTGACCATATAACTTTCGGCGGACCACTTTCACATACCTCAGTTTCATCATGGTTTGAGAAAATCGATTATTTCGTGTTTCCGGGAAAAATTGATTCCAACGGCGATATGGACGGCATACCCGTTGTTTTAATGGAAGCAATGATGCGTGGCGTTCCGGTCATCGCGACAAATGTATCAGGTATACCTGAGCTCGTCCGGAATGGAGATACTGGTCGCCTTGTGAGCCCAGCAGCGAAGGACATCGCCGCGGCAATTGACGAAGCGATACTAGACACAGACGAACAAGAAGCACAGAAGGTTACTCGCGCAATCAATCTGGTTCAAAGCGAATTCAATATCACGGAAAATACCAGAAAACTAGTCGAATATTTTGACATTGATGCGGCCCCTCAGATATGCCCAACCTCATTGCACAGCTAG
- a CDS encoding immunoglobulin-like domain-containing protein: protein MARCLMYALILMICTACAAENPSPAESKKKIRNSAPVIELMGAKRMQLLHGSGYRDPGATAVDKEDGDISHEITVTGLPIDTSTPGDYKVTYSVTDSGESVDTEERLVTIEENRPPSISLLGEEYIEIKRGSVFTDPGATARDTEDGDITSEIQVVDHVDSNTVGDYSVDYRVRDSAGAEVSASRRVTVTEAPSPYSHIPVTIDKQGYTTVVPAQDSKLIYVSNSTGDNHNDGLTPESPVKTIVKGKSLLRDGYPDWLLLKIGDQWPEGLGKWVKSGRSPKEPMVVTAYGKGVDRPLLMTGSNDGLRASGGGGSPKIIENLVVSGLHFYAHTRDPDSESFTSVSVSRGINWFRGTSYLLIEDNYIEHYKEGIQIDDLDNLNISGVTIRRNVIVDSYSTSSHAQGIYVARSEGVLIEENTFDHNGWHESFPGANATKFNHSIYIQNGNLDIDIRNNIISRSSSHGMQLRPGGVIDGNFLIRNPISILLGLSDSGVSDGKITNNIILNGNDIGPGPLQRGWGIDFKPENNALVENNIVAHVLSAAGNRFGIKESAVATYGKNIVYRWEEGTDAGKSYSDPERTIEEFDQILGGDGTFESFIANIRSQSRLNWNQDYSIENIKQFFREGFAEKTL from the coding sequence ATGGCCAGGTGTTTAATGTACGCCCTAATACTAATGATATGTACGGCATGCGCAGCGGAAAATCCATCGCCTGCCGAGTCCAAGAAAAAAATCAGGAATAGCGCGCCGGTCATCGAGCTAATGGGCGCAAAACGTATGCAGCTTCTGCATGGTTCGGGCTACCGGGATCCAGGCGCGACTGCAGTGGATAAAGAGGACGGTGACATAAGTCATGAGATCACCGTAACGGGGCTTCCGATTGACACGTCTACCCCTGGCGATTACAAGGTTACTTATAGTGTCACCGATAGTGGAGAATCGGTCGACACAGAGGAAAGACTGGTTACCATCGAAGAAAACAGGCCTCCGAGCATATCCCTGTTAGGGGAAGAATATATTGAGATAAAACGAGGGTCGGTTTTTACCGACCCTGGCGCGACCGCACGTGATACTGAGGACGGCGACATCACCTCGGAGATTCAGGTAGTCGACCACGTTGATTCCAATACTGTTGGTGACTATTCAGTGGACTACCGAGTGCGAGACAGTGCAGGGGCTGAGGTAAGTGCAAGCCGGCGGGTAACCGTCACTGAGGCACCATCTCCCTATTCGCATATCCCCGTTACTATTGATAAGCAAGGTTACACTACGGTCGTACCCGCCCAAGATTCGAAACTAATTTATGTCAGTAATAGTACTGGAGATAATCATAATGATGGCTTAACTCCAGAAAGTCCTGTTAAAACCATTGTCAAAGGGAAGAGTTTATTGAGAGATGGCTACCCTGATTGGCTTTTACTAAAGATCGGCGATCAATGGCCAGAAGGTCTCGGTAAGTGGGTAAAAAGCGGGCGATCCCCTAAAGAACCAATGGTAGTGACTGCTTATGGCAAAGGGGTGGACCGCCCATTGTTAATGACAGGCTCTAATGATGGCTTGCGCGCCTCTGGTGGTGGCGGTTCGCCAAAAATTATTGAGAACCTCGTTGTTAGCGGTTTACATTTTTATGCTCATACGAGAGATCCAGATTCAGAGAGCTTCACATCTGTATCAGTGAGTCGGGGAATAAATTGGTTTAGAGGAACGTCGTATCTACTTATTGAAGACAATTATATTGAGCACTACAAGGAAGGGATACAAATAGACGATCTTGACAACTTGAATATAAGCGGAGTAACGATCAGAAGAAACGTCATCGTTGACTCGTACTCTACTAGCTCCCATGCCCAGGGCATATATGTTGCGAGATCCGAAGGCGTATTGATAGAAGAAAATACTTTTGATCACAACGGTTGGCACGAATCATTTCCCGGCGCAAACGCAACAAAATTTAATCATTCTATTTACATACAAAATGGAAACCTGGACATCGACATTCGGAATAACATTATCTCTCGAAGCTCGAGTCATGGAATGCAACTACGTCCCGGTGGGGTCATAGATGGTAATTTTTTGATCAGAAATCCTATATCGATACTGCTTGGCTTATCGGATAGCGGTGTGAGTGATGGAAAAATTACAAATAATATAATTTTGAACGGCAATGATATCGGGCCAGGTCCATTACAAAGGGGCTGGGGAATCGATTTTAAGCCTGAAAATAATGCCTTAGTTGAGAATAATATAGTGGCGCATGTACTAAGTGCCGCTGGCAATCGGTTTGGTATAAAAGAATCAGCCGTAGCAACTTATGGGAAAAATATCGTCTATCGATGGGAGGAAGGCACTGACGCCGGGAAATCCTACTCTGACCCAGAGCGCACTATTGAAGAATTTGATCAGATTCTGGGCGGCGATGGGACCTTTGAGTCATTCATCGCAAACATCAGGTCCCAATCGAGACTAAATTGGAACCAGGACTATTCGATCGAAAACATAAAACAATTTTTTAGAGAGGGCTTTGCAGAGAAAACCCTCTAG
- a CDS encoding glycosyltransferase family 4 protein, which produces MREKKVLLIIESCNPELSSVPLVGYNFYKAIKRFSNVHLVTHCRNRGALTRCGVLSNVTYYEQTTFEILYYKFICFLSTYRGQVIWPIRHALQFPIYFFFDKFVHKKFASSVGKGEFDIVHALTPILPRFPYKISHSCKDGAVKTPFIIGPVNGGVPYPKGFKDVARREFSYLNFIRKIGKWLVPGYRKTYERADVILSGSTYTLNFIKKIFPHTSDRIKLMYENGVSDSFFRDDALYTTRRRGPTLADGDAGHENGHTSDKFQLLFLGRIEPYKGCDMIVDALGQLTAVERSLLKLIIVGEGSQRFELEKLVAKYGLEEVVEFKGWIDHSEVSSEYASADLFCFPSLREFGGAVVMEAMASGLPCVVVDNGGIGEYVTETTGVKIKPHDRAYVVQKLKDIILSFSSRTENYEKMRAAAARRARTFSWDNKSLELEAIYSGVLVGSSGKTGELISSV; this is translated from the coding sequence ATGCGTGAAAAAAAAGTTCTTTTAATAATAGAAAGTTGTAATCCCGAGCTGAGCTCTGTTCCCCTTGTTGGATATAATTTCTACAAAGCAATCAAGAGATTTTCAAATGTCCATCTCGTGACACACTGCCGCAATAGAGGAGCGCTAACTCGGTGCGGGGTACTTTCGAATGTAACGTATTACGAACAGACGACATTCGAAATCCTCTACTACAAATTTATCTGCTTCCTATCAACCTATCGTGGGCAAGTTATTTGGCCGATTAGACATGCGCTGCAGTTTCCGATCTATTTCTTTTTCGATAAATTCGTACACAAGAAATTTGCAAGCTCAGTAGGAAAAGGTGAATTTGATATCGTACATGCACTGACACCAATTCTCCCGCGGTTTCCCTACAAAATTAGCCATTCATGTAAAGATGGAGCTGTTAAAACACCATTTATAATTGGTCCAGTAAACGGAGGAGTTCCGTATCCGAAAGGATTTAAAGATGTTGCACGAAGGGAATTTAGCTATCTAAACTTTATTCGAAAAATTGGCAAATGGCTTGTTCCCGGCTATCGAAAAACGTACGAACGAGCGGATGTCATTTTGTCAGGCTCAACCTATACGCTCAATTTTATTAAAAAAATATTCCCGCATACGTCAGATAGAATAAAGCTTATGTATGAAAATGGGGTATCCGATAGCTTTTTTCGAGATGACGCCTTGTACACAACCAGGCGCCGCGGTCCCACGCTTGCCGACGGAGATGCAGGACACGAAAATGGCCATACCTCTGATAAATTCCAGCTTCTATTCTTAGGTCGTATTGAGCCGTATAAAGGCTGTGACATGATCGTGGACGCGCTCGGTCAGCTTACCGCTGTCGAGCGCAGTCTCTTAAAGCTAATTATTGTAGGAGAGGGTTCTCAGCGCTTTGAGCTAGAGAAGCTGGTGGCGAAGTATGGTCTTGAAGAAGTTGTGGAGTTTAAAGGCTGGATTGACCATTCTGAAGTATCTTCAGAATATGCGAGTGCAGACTTATTCTGCTTTCCCTCGCTTCGTGAGTTTGGAGGTGCTGTTGTCATGGAGGCGATGGCGTCTGGTTTGCCTTGCGTAGTAGTTGATAACGGCGGTATAGGGGAGTATGTGACAGAAACTACCGGCGTCAAAATAAAGCCGCACGACCGAGCTTATGTTGTCCAAAAGCTAAAAGACATCATATTATCCTTTTCCAGCAGAACCGAAAATTACGAAAAAATGCGCGCGGCTGCTGCAAGAAGAGCACGCACTTTCTCGTGGGATAATAAAAGCTTGGAGTTAGAAGCAATCTACAGTGGAGTGCTAGTTGGAAGCTCCGGAAAAACAGGAGAGCTAATTAGCAGTGTATAA
- a CDS encoding PKD domain-containing protein, whose translation MKYVFIFSILCSLLFGCGGGGGDSDTSGSPANRAPIADAGPNQSTNPGQPVSLSGARSSDPDGDPLTYSWSIASSPDNASPALSSETAEQTNFSASEIGTYEIQLSVSDGAASSTDIVTVNVVEPDSEGPVADAGGSYSAPEGVDIPLDGSASSSVSGALSYSWSIKSAPATSSATLLNPGTPTPTLQSTSVGNYEVELVVTAEDGNTETDVANVLVVDYLPIMQKVDHYTQILPGDDSHIIYVSNQDGDDANSGLSSNDPVKSIQRGISLLRDGYPDWLALKSGDTWNTGIGAWAKSGRSQSEPMVITSYGHGDQRPLLRTNGSAFRFQGGGGSPEFVNHLVIHGLHFYAANRDPNAPEFSGANSDRGIFWLRGTNGLLIEDNMFQFYKEAIALQETDGFDIRNVLIKNNVIVDSYNVSGDHAQGIFLDKTDNVRIERNVFDHIGWNTDVAGADKTKFNHSIYVQTTNRNIEVVDNIITRSSSHGVQLRSGGLMQGNVLVRNAIALMLGGDSGQGDPGFIDNNVILHGSDISADEPRGWGIDFGPGIVSAEVENNIIAHEDSEAPSPMAIASNNLSTQSNNAIFNWGDQSQPASTFPEPTRTIQDFDAQAGGQGTIDSFIENVRSHSLRKPKPKYDVEEIRLYFENAYGIKK comes from the coding sequence ATGAAATACGTCTTTATTTTTTCTATTCTTTGCTCGCTGCTCTTCGGTTGCGGAGGTGGCGGAGGTGACAGCGATACGTCCGGCTCTCCCGCTAACAGGGCGCCAATTGCAGATGCTGGCCCCAATCAAAGCACCAATCCGGGGCAGCCAGTGTCTCTTTCCGGTGCGCGCAGCTCCGATCCAGATGGTGACCCTCTCACATATAGTTGGAGTATTGCGTCATCACCAGATAATGCCAGCCCGGCCCTTTCCTCGGAGACTGCTGAGCAAACGAATTTCTCGGCCAGTGAAATTGGGACCTATGAAATACAGTTGTCTGTAAGTGACGGGGCGGCATCCTCTACTGATATAGTGACCGTAAACGTAGTAGAGCCGGATAGCGAAGGCCCTGTTGCGGACGCCGGCGGCAGTTACTCCGCACCAGAAGGCGTTGATATTCCCCTAGATGGCAGCGCTAGTAGTTCTGTGAGCGGCGCCCTTTCTTATAGTTGGTCAATCAAGTCCGCACCAGCTACTTCTTCTGCGACACTCCTTAATCCGGGGACGCCAACACCCACACTCCAGTCCACTTCGGTCGGAAATTATGAAGTGGAGCTCGTTGTGACCGCTGAAGATGGAAACACTGAGACAGATGTTGCGAATGTACTGGTGGTTGACTATCTCCCAATCATGCAAAAGGTTGACCACTACACTCAAATTCTTCCGGGCGACGACTCCCATATTATCTATGTAAGCAACCAGGACGGAGACGATGCGAACAGCGGTCTGTCCTCTAACGACCCAGTAAAATCTATTCAACGCGGGATTTCACTACTTCGCGATGGTTATCCTGACTGGCTTGCACTCAAGTCCGGTGATACCTGGAACACTGGAATAGGCGCGTGGGCAAAGTCAGGACGAAGCCAATCTGAACCGATGGTCATCACAAGCTATGGCCACGGAGATCAGCGCCCACTGCTGCGAACTAACGGTAGTGCTTTCCGCTTTCAAGGCGGGGGGGGGAGCCCGGAGTTTGTCAATCACCTTGTGATTCATGGGCTACATTTCTACGCGGCGAATCGTGATCCAAACGCTCCTGAATTCTCAGGTGCAAATTCAGATCGTGGGATCTTCTGGCTGCGAGGCACTAACGGGTTGCTTATTGAAGATAACATGTTTCAATTTTATAAGGAGGCCATTGCGCTGCAGGAAACAGATGGCTTCGACATCAGGAACGTACTAATAAAGAACAATGTTATCGTGGATTCTTACAACGTATCTGGAGACCACGCTCAAGGCATTTTCCTCGACAAGACTGATAATGTTCGTATTGAACGAAACGTTTTTGACCATATTGGTTGGAACACAGATGTTGCCGGAGCAGACAAAACAAAGTTCAACCACAGTATCTACGTGCAAACCACGAATAGGAACATTGAAGTCGTCGATAATATTATCACCCGTAGCTCTAGTCATGGAGTACAGTTGCGTTCCGGCGGGCTAATGCAGGGTAACGTTCTCGTTCGTAATGCTATCGCATTGATGCTCGGCGGTGATTCCGGACAAGGGGACCCAGGATTTATAGACAATAATGTCATTCTTCATGGTAGCGATATTTCGGCAGATGAACCCAGGGGCTGGGGAATCGACTTCGGTCCGGGCATCGTCTCTGCAGAGGTTGAAAATAACATAATTGCGCACGAAGACTCGGAAGCACCAAGTCCAATGGCAATCGCATCCAACAACCTCTCAACCCAGTCAAATAATGCGATATTTAATTGGGGAGACCAATCGCAACCGGCTTCCACTTTCCCGGAACCTACTCGGACTATTCAGGACTTTGATGCGCAAGCTGGTGGTCAAGGAACCATTGACTCTTTTATTGAAAACGTCAGATCTCATTCTCTTAGAAAGCCGAAGCCGAAGTACGATGTGGAAGAAATCAGGCTCTATTTCGAGAACGCATACGGTATCAAGAAATAG
- a CDS encoding glycosyltransferase family 4 protein, producing MHGASNIAVLIPEFPGQTHIFFWREIQALRDSGQNAYIVSTRKPREKNFHEFCENLHDTFYLSPMPVLRVLGFCLGHLFWLMRALAYCIRLKGSFRTRLRTCLFIPFAANLIIYSKSKDIHHIHVHSSADAAHVAALAALSGSFTYSVCIHGNLNQYGDNHQFKLQSAACIITVTKPLKAEVLATIPDYPPERVHVLPMGVDISKFLPRSYSDRHDKPYIITSVSRLAFVKGHTFALRALAELPEDIEFRYQIVGDGEMRSKLEQEVESLGLAGKVEFLGFRREGEVYEILQNTDVFMLTSFGFGEAAPVAIMEAMACGVAPICSIIGGTKDMISDNHDGLLVQQKSVDDIKRALLYLLQDPARLKIIGKNARDTAEKRFCHRSSANTLLQHIIHC from the coding sequence ATGCACGGCGCGTCAAATATTGCCGTTCTCATTCCCGAGTTTCCCGGCCAAACTCACATATTTTTCTGGCGTGAAATTCAGGCTCTCAGAGATTCTGGGCAAAACGCTTACATCGTATCGACGAGAAAGCCGCGAGAAAAGAACTTCCATGAATTTTGTGAAAACTTGCACGACACATTTTATTTGAGTCCGATGCCTGTTTTACGAGTACTAGGCTTTTGTCTCGGACATCTTTTCTGGCTAATGCGTGCCTTGGCATATTGTATTCGGTTAAAAGGAAGTTTCAGGACGAGGCTAAGGACATGCTTATTCATTCCCTTTGCAGCAAATTTAATAATATATAGCAAAAGCAAAGATATTCATCATATTCATGTACATTCCTCGGCAGATGCGGCTCATGTTGCCGCACTGGCAGCGCTATCGGGAAGCTTTACGTATAGCGTTTGCATTCATGGAAACTTAAATCAATATGGTGACAATCACCAGTTTAAGCTTCAATCCGCCGCTTGCATCATCACGGTTACAAAGCCGCTTAAAGCGGAGGTGTTAGCTACAATTCCTGATTATCCACCCGAGCGTGTTCACGTATTACCCATGGGCGTTGACATCAGTAAGTTTTTACCGAGATCGTATTCTGACCGTCATGATAAGCCCTATATTATTACCTCTGTTAGTCGTCTGGCTTTTGTTAAAGGGCATACTTTTGCGCTTCGCGCCTTGGCAGAGCTTCCTGAAGACATAGAGTTTCGATATCAGATTGTCGGCGACGGTGAAATGAGGTCTAAACTCGAGCAAGAAGTCGAATCGCTTGGCTTGGCTGGCAAAGTAGAATTTCTTGGCTTCCGGAGGGAGGGAGAGGTATACGAGATTTTACAGAACACAGATGTTTTCATGTTAACAAGCTTTGGATTCGGTGAGGCTGCACCGGTCGCAATAATGGAAGCAATGGCATGCGGAGTTGCTCCCATCTGTTCGATCATCGGTGGTACAAAAGATATGATTTCAGATAATCACGACGGCTTGCTTGTCCAACAAAAAAGCGTAGATGATATCAAGCGTGCTTTATTGTACTTGCTTCAAGATCCCGCAAGACTAAAAATTATAGGAAAGAATGCTCGTGACACAGCCGAAAAGAGATTTTGTCATCGCAGTTCGGCAAATACATTATTACAGCATATTATACACTGCTAA